A single genomic interval of Armigeres subalbatus isolate Guangzhou_Male chromosome 1, GZ_Asu_2, whole genome shotgun sequence harbors:
- the LOC134218565 gene encoding carbonic anhydrase 2-like isoform X1 yields MYYDLKMKIAKLQQQLLLLNTLVFLPWMSCQRLDTHQRPSRSNEFTTTRPRRAISYRNDNDRRLGLFGDYDSEEVNYNPSPSRARFGLNANPDFYFDYARDLPTTTRRSQSLSLVRERPRNNEAAGGAEFSYREKDKYGPANWDQIAPQCGGKYQSPILLNTSSALYVRNKRPLQLVGQTNLPQSIRLQNDGHSAKFTYVWRNGERPYLRGGPLKTKYYFEQFHFHWGSDSSSGSEHVLDFQRYPMELHLVFYNSLYSSFDDARSEVDGLVVMGLFYELYEINDEPLNTWTRFLQEIVVPDSEYPIQFIDTFPLYDLIGDVEWPYFSYEGSLTTPPCLETVTWIVSTKPLLITPREIQEFRKIRSKSGPMVNNFRPVQKLYNRRVYRY; encoded by the coding sequence GACTTGACACGCACCAACGCCCCAGTCGGAGCAATGAATTTACGACGACTCGGCCAAGACGGGCCATATCCTACCGCAATGACAATGACCGACGGCTCGGTCTCTTCGGAGACTATGACAGCGAAGAGGTCAACTACAATCCATCGCCCAGCCGTGCGCGGTTTGGCCTTAACGCGAACCCGGACTTTTATTTCGACTATGCGCGGGACTTGCCGACCACCACTCGACGCAGCCAAAGTCTCTCGCTGGTTCGGGAAAGGCCCCGAAATAATGAAGCCGCTGGAGGAGCGGAATTTTCCTATCGGGAAAAGGACAAGTATGGGCCTGCCAATTGGGATCAGATTGCACCACAGTGCggtgggaagtaccagagtccAATTCTGTTGAACACGAGTAGCGCGCTTTACGTCAGAAATAAAAGACCGTTACAGCTGGTTGGGCAGACCAATCTTCCACAATCGATCAGACTGCAGAATGATGGTCATTCTGCCAAATTCACTTACGTGTGGCGAAACGGGGAAAGGCCGTACCTCCGGGGAGGTCCCCTGAAGACTAAATACTATTTCGAACAGTTCCACTTCCATTGGGGATCAGACAGTTCATCCGGTTCGGAACATGTTTTAGATTTCCAGCGATACCCGATGGAGCTGCATTTAGTCTTCTATAATTCTCTGTACTCCTCCTTTGACGACGCTCGCTCCGAGGTGGACGGTTTAGTGGTGATGGGTCTTTTCTACGAATTGTACGAAATCAACGATGAACCTCTCAATACTTGGACACGTTTCCTGCAGGAAATTGTAGTACCAGACTCGGAATACCCCATCCAGTTCATCGACACTTTCCCGCTGTACGACCTGATTGGAGATGTGGAGTGGCCATACTTCTCGTACGAGGGAAGTCTGACGACGCCACCCTGCCTCGAGACGGTAACCTGGATAGTGTCGACCAAACCGCTACTGATTACGCCGCGGGAAATTCAAGAGTTCCGTAAGATCAGATCCAAGAGCGGCCCAATGGTGAATAATTTCCGCCCGGTGCAGAAGCTTTACAATCGACGAGTTTACCGGTACTGA
- the LOC134218565 gene encoding carbonic anhydrase 2-like isoform X2, protein MKIAKLQQQLLLLNTLVFLPWMSCQRLDTHQRPSRSNEFTTTRPRRAISYRNDNDRRLGLFGDYDSEEVNYNPSPSRARFGLNANPDFYFDYARDLPTTTRRSQSLSLVRERPRNNEAAGGAEFSYREKDKYGPANWDQIAPQCGGKYQSPILLNTSSALYVRNKRPLQLVGQTNLPQSIRLQNDGHSAKFTYVWRNGERPYLRGGPLKTKYYFEQFHFHWGSDSSSGSEHVLDFQRYPMELHLVFYNSLYSSFDDARSEVDGLVVMGLFYELYEINDEPLNTWTRFLQEIVVPDSEYPIQFIDTFPLYDLIGDVEWPYFSYEGSLTTPPCLETVTWIVSTKPLLITPREIQEFRKIRSKSGPMVNNFRPVQKLYNRRVYRY, encoded by the coding sequence GACTTGACACGCACCAACGCCCCAGTCGGAGCAATGAATTTACGACGACTCGGCCAAGACGGGCCATATCCTACCGCAATGACAATGACCGACGGCTCGGTCTCTTCGGAGACTATGACAGCGAAGAGGTCAACTACAATCCATCGCCCAGCCGTGCGCGGTTTGGCCTTAACGCGAACCCGGACTTTTATTTCGACTATGCGCGGGACTTGCCGACCACCACTCGACGCAGCCAAAGTCTCTCGCTGGTTCGGGAAAGGCCCCGAAATAATGAAGCCGCTGGAGGAGCGGAATTTTCCTATCGGGAAAAGGACAAGTATGGGCCTGCCAATTGGGATCAGATTGCACCACAGTGCggtgggaagtaccagagtccAATTCTGTTGAACACGAGTAGCGCGCTTTACGTCAGAAATAAAAGACCGTTACAGCTGGTTGGGCAGACCAATCTTCCACAATCGATCAGACTGCAGAATGATGGTCATTCTGCCAAATTCACTTACGTGTGGCGAAACGGGGAAAGGCCGTACCTCCGGGGAGGTCCCCTGAAGACTAAATACTATTTCGAACAGTTCCACTTCCATTGGGGATCAGACAGTTCATCCGGTTCGGAACATGTTTTAGATTTCCAGCGATACCCGATGGAGCTGCATTTAGTCTTCTATAATTCTCTGTACTCCTCCTTTGACGACGCTCGCTCCGAGGTGGACGGTTTAGTGGTGATGGGTCTTTTCTACGAATTGTACGAAATCAACGATGAACCTCTCAATACTTGGACACGTTTCCTGCAGGAAATTGTAGTACCAGACTCGGAATACCCCATCCAGTTCATCGACACTTTCCCGCTGTACGACCTGATTGGAGATGTGGAGTGGCCATACTTCTCGTACGAGGGAAGTCTGACGACGCCACCCTGCCTCGAGACGGTAACCTGGATAGTGTCGACCAAACCGCTACTGATTACGCCGCGGGAAATTCAAGAGTTCCGTAAGATCAGATCCAAGAGCGGCCCAATGGTGAATAATTTCCGCCCGGTGCAGAAGCTTTACAATCGACGAGTTTACCGGTACTGA